The genomic interval GACTTAAAGAGATTAAACACTGAGGAACTAAAAAACCTTGCTGAAGAGATCAGAAAGATTATCATAGATACTGTTTCTAAGAATGGAGGACATTTAGCCTCTAACCTAGGCGTAGTGGAGCTCACAATAGCATTACATTATGTCTTTAACTCTCCCCATGACAGAATAATATGGGATGTAGGTCATCAATGCTATCCCCACAAATTACTCACTGGAAGGTATCCTCTTTTTCATACTCTAAGAAAATTTGGGGGTATTTCCGGTTTTCCGAGAATTGATGAAAGTCCACATGATGCCTTCGGCACAGGACATAGCTCCACATCCATTTCAGCTGCTCTTGGAATGGCAGAGGCAAGGGATATTAAAGGTGAGAGTAGAAAGATCATTGCAGTTATTGGAGATGGTGCTCTAACAGCGGGCATGGCCTTTGAAGCGCTCAATCATGCAGGACATCTAAAAAGGGATCTTATTGTAATACTTAATGATAATGAAATGTCTATATCAAAAAATGTTGGAGCTCTCTCTGAATACCTTAACAGGATACTTACCGGCAATCTTTACAGAAAATTTAAGGATGAGACAAAACAGCTAATAAAGAGCATGCCTAAGCAATTCAGTGAACCTGTGGCAAAGCTTGCAGAGAAGGCAGAGGAGACTCTGAAAGGAATACTTCTTCCTCCAGGACTGATCTTTGAAGAACTCGGTTTTGAATATCTTGGACCTATTGATGGCCATAATATTGAGCTTTTAATCACAACGTTAAAAAGATTGAAAGAAATAAAGGGACCTGTTCTTTTACACATAATTACAAAGAAAGGAAAGGGATATAAATACTCAGAGGAAGATCCCTGTATATTCCATGGAGTTGGACCATTCAGTCCTGAAACAGGAAGTCCTGTAAAATCAAGCCATAAGACTTACAGTGAACTCTTTGGTGAATATCTCACTGAGCTTGCCTCAAAAGACTCACGTGTAATAGCAATTACAGCAGCAATGAAGGATGGTACAGGACTTACATGCTTTTATGAAAAATATCCTGAACGACTCTATGATGTCGGAATTGCTGAACAGCATGCAGTGACCTTCGCAGCCGGTCTTGCAAGAGAAGGATTGAGACCCTATGTGGCAATTTATTCAACCTTTCTACAGAGGGCCTTTGATCAGATAATACATGATGTATGCATCCAGAAGCTCCCGGTGACTTTCTGTATTGATAGGGCCGGTATTGTGGGAGAAGATGGTCAGACCCATCAGGGACAGTTTGATCTCTCCTATCTGAGGATTATACCCAATCTTATTGTAATGGCTCCAAAGGACGGTCCTGAACTGAAGACAATGCTTGATCTCAGCCTCAGGATTGACGGTCCCTCGGCAATAAGATACCCAAGGGGGAAGGCAATAGTTATAGAGGGAGAAAGAAACTTTTTCAGTATAGGTCAGGCAGAGATTCTCTGTGATGGCGACGATATAGCAATCCTAGCAGTCGGTAATATGGTAGGCCCGGCCATGGAGGCAGCTATGGAACTGAAAAATATGGATATAAATGTCACTGTTGTAAATGCCAGATTTATAAAGCCTCTTGATGAATCTCTGATATACAGTCTTGCTGGGAGAATAAAAAGGATCATCACTGTTGAGGACAATTCTCTTGCTGGCGGTTTTGGTAGTGCTGTGCTTGAATTTCTGCACAGAACCGGACTTCACGATGTAATAGTGCGGTCTCTCGGTATACCAGATATATTTGTTGAACATGGCACACAGCAGGAACTAAGGGAGAGATACGGACTCAGTAAAGCAGGGATTATCAATACAGCTCTTCTTTTAATGGAGAAGACCTTAATAAGAGATATTTCATTATAATGAAAAAAGATAGGCTTGACAGGGTGCTCGTACAGAGAGGCCTGGTAAGCACCCGTGAAAGGGCAAAAGCCCTGATAATGGAGGGAAAGGTTTTAGTGAGTGGTCACATATGTACAAAACCCGGGACACTGATAAATTCAGATACAGAGATTGAACTCAAGGAAGAGATTCCCTATGTAAGTAGGGGAGGTCTAAAACTTGAAGCTGCTCTTGAATACTTTAATATAGATGTGAACAGTAAGGTGGCGATGGATGTTGGTGCTTCAACAGGTGGTTTTACTGATTGTCTTCTGAAAAGAGGAGCAAAAAAGGTCTACTGTATAGATGTTGGTTACGGGCAGCTTGCCTGGAGTCTCAGGAATGATCCAAGGGTAATTCTTTTTGAAAAAACCAATATAAGATATCTTCCGAAAGAGGCCATACCTGAGGAAATAGATATAATTACAGTGGATGTCTCATTTATATCACTAACAAAAGTACTTCCAAAAATAGTAGAATTCTTGAAATCCGGTGGAGAGGCACTCTGTCTTGTAAAACCACAATTTGAGGTTGGAAAAAAGGATGTTGGAAAGGGTGGAATAGTCAGAGACGAAGAAAAGAGACTGAGTGCAGTTGAGAAAGTGGCTACCGAGGCAACAAAAATAGGTTTCTCTGTAAGTGGAAGTTTCAGGTCACCACTTGAAGGACAGAAGGGAAATGTGGAATACTTTTTATACCTGAAGAAGGAGTGATGGAAGAACAGCGAGCCATAGGTCTGGACCTGTCACTGACATCAGCCGATGTCATAGAGATACTTTTAGAAGATGCCTCAGATAGTTATATCTTCAGTGAGATTCTCCAGGCGAACAGAGAAAGGCCAGAAATACTCAGACTACTTTATGAGCATCCAAACACACCTGAAGAGATAAAATCCCTAACAGAAAAATATCTAAATCTTCCAGTCCTCCAGAAAGAAAACAAGATCTCTCCTGCACCTGTTCCTGCAGAAGAATCAGAGGAGAAAAGGAGAGAAAGTCTTCTTGTAAAAATTCAGCGATTACCTGTTCCAAAAAGAAGACTCCTTGCCCTTAGAGGAGGAAGGGAGATAAGGTCTATTCTTATCAAAGATACAAATAAGGATGTTGTTTTAAGTGTTATAGAGAATCCAAAGATAACAGAATCAGAGATAGAGATGATAGCGAGACAGAGATCCATTCCTGAAGAGGCTCTCAGGATGATAGCAAGTAATAGAGACTGGATCAAGAATTATTCCATAGTGCAGGCACTTGTTAGTAATCCTAAGACACCTCCTGGAATAGCTGTTGGTCTTGTACCCAATCTCAAGACAAAGGATCTTGAACTCATTGAGAGAAATAAAAATGTATCAGAGGCTGTAAGGGCTGCTGCAAAGAGGCTCCTTCAGGTCAGAAAGCCTGGATAAATTTTTTATTGATTCAGAA from Thermodesulfovibrionales bacterium carries:
- the dxs gene encoding 1-deoxy-D-xylulose-5-phosphate synthase, coding for DLKRLNTEELKNLAEEIRKIIIDTVSKNGGHLASNLGVVELTIALHYVFNSPHDRIIWDVGHQCYPHKLLTGRYPLFHTLRKFGGISGFPRIDESPHDAFGTGHSSTSISAALGMAEARDIKGESRKIIAVIGDGALTAGMAFEALNHAGHLKRDLIVILNDNEMSISKNVGALSEYLNRILTGNLYRKFKDETKQLIKSMPKQFSEPVAKLAEKAEETLKGILLPPGLIFEELGFEYLGPIDGHNIELLITTLKRLKEIKGPVLLHIITKKGKGYKYSEEDPCIFHGVGPFSPETGSPVKSSHKTYSELFGEYLTELASKDSRVIAITAAMKDGTGLTCFYEKYPERLYDVGIAEQHAVTFAAGLAREGLRPYVAIYSTFLQRAFDQIIHDVCIQKLPVTFCIDRAGIVGEDGQTHQGQFDLSYLRIIPNLIVMAPKDGPELKTMLDLSLRIDGPSAIRYPRGKAIVIEGERNFFSIGQAEILCDGDDIAILAVGNMVGPAMEAAMELKNMDINVTVVNARFIKPLDESLIYSLAGRIKRIITVEDNSLAGGFGSAVLEFLHRTGLHDVIVRSLGIPDIFVEHGTQQELRERYGLSKAGIINTALLLMEKTLIRDISL
- a CDS encoding TlyA family RNA methyltransferase — translated: MKKDRLDRVLVQRGLVSTRERAKALIMEGKVLVSGHICTKPGTLINSDTEIELKEEIPYVSRGGLKLEAALEYFNIDVNSKVAMDVGASTGGFTDCLLKRGAKKVYCIDVGYGQLAWSLRNDPRVILFEKTNIRYLPKEAIPEEIDIITVDVSFISLTKVLPKIVEFLKSGGEALCLVKPQFEVGKKDVGKGGIVRDEEKRLSAVEKVATEATKIGFSVSGSFRSPLEGQKGNVEYFLYLKKE